One segment of Dolichospermum sp. DET69 DNA contains the following:
- a CDS encoding trans-splicing intein-formed DNA polymerase III subunit alpha C-terminal partner DnaE-C, whose amino-acid sequence MVKIISRTYVGQANVYDIGVENDHNFVIKNGFVASNCFNKSHSTAYAYVTYQTSYLKANYPLEYMAALLTANSGDTDKVRKYLDNCSNMGIVIDAPDVNRSGLDFTPIDGKILFGFSAVRNVGQNAIASILEAREESGELIPFKSLADFCDRVDLRAMNRRTLESLINCGAFDKIQPNRNQLIHDSELVYEWAQSRARDKASGQGNIFDLLGGGFAGNNNQPQKNGFESAPKAPPVNDLPPQEKLRMEKELLGFYLSDHPLKSIRQSSSVLAPINLAQLGEQKEDSILCAVVMLNNVKKVVTKKGDSMAILQVEDLSAASEVVVFPKTYERISSILEIDARLIIWGKVDRRDDQTQFILEDAETVETVKMILVELSPQQAGTIEEQHRLNTILKAQAGDKDKSRIPVIGIIQAGNHREIVRFGRQFWVQDSGTAVQALQTAKFPAHIKQLTSD is encoded by the coding sequence ATGGTTAAAATAATTTCTCGTACTTATGTAGGTCAAGCCAATGTTTATGATATTGGTGTGGAAAATGACCATAATTTTGTGATTAAAAATGGTTTTGTCGCTTCTAATTGTTTTAATAAATCCCACTCGACAGCTTACGCTTACGTAACTTATCAAACATCATACTTAAAAGCAAATTACCCATTAGAGTATATGGCGGCACTGTTAACCGCTAACAGTGGAGATACAGACAAAGTGCGGAAATATCTTGATAACTGTTCTAATATGGGTATTGTGATTGATGCACCAGATGTTAACCGCTCTGGTTTAGATTTTACTCCCATAGATGGGAAGATTTTATTTGGATTTTCGGCGGTGCGGAATGTGGGACAAAATGCGATCGCCTCAATTTTAGAAGCCAGAGAAGAATCAGGAGAATTAATCCCATTTAAGTCTTTGGCTGATTTTTGCGATCGCGTTGATTTACGAGCTATGAACCGCCGAACTTTAGAATCATTAATTAACTGCGGTGCTTTTGATAAAATTCAACCTAATCGCAATCAATTAATTCATGATTCAGAATTAGTTTATGAATGGGCGCAATCCCGCGCTAGAGACAAAGCTAGTGGACAGGGAAACATCTTTGATTTATTAGGAGGTGGATTTGCAGGAAATAATAATCAACCCCAAAAGAATGGTTTTGAATCTGCACCTAAAGCTCCACCTGTCAATGATTTACCACCTCAAGAAAAATTACGAATGGAAAAAGAATTATTAGGATTTTATCTCTCAGATCATCCTCTTAAATCTATCAGACAATCATCCTCAGTCCTTGCACCCATTAACCTTGCACAATTAGGAGAACAAAAAGAAGATTCCATTCTTTGTGCAGTGGTAATGTTGAACAATGTCAAAAAGGTAGTTACAAAAAAAGGTGACTCTATGGCAATTTTGCAAGTTGAAGATTTATCTGCTGCCTCGGAAGTTGTCGTTTTTCCTAAAACCTATGAACGCATTAGTTCTATACTAGAAATTGATGCGAGATTGATTATTTGGGGTAAAGTAGATCGCCGTGATGATCAAACTCAATTTATTCTCGAAGATGCCGAAACTGTAGAAACAGTAAAAATGATTTTAGTGGAACTTAGTCCACAACAAGCAGGGACAATTGAAGAACAACATCGTCTGAATACAATTCTCAAAGCCCAAGCAGGGGATAAAGATAAATCAAGAATACCTGTAATTGGCATTATTCAAGCCGGAAATCACCGGGAAATTGTCCGTTTTGGCAGACAGTTCTGGGTACAAGATTCGGGAACAGCAGTACAAGCACTACAAACCGCCAAATTTCCGGCTCATATCAAACAACTAACCAGCGATTAA
- a CDS encoding type II toxin-antitoxin system HicA family toxin encodes MNYREVAKKLSRLGCEEIPRRGGGSHRKWFNPITHKSNCNS; translated from the coding sequence ATGAACTATAGAGAAGTTGCTAAGAAATTATCTAGGCTTGGATGTGAAGAAATCCCCAGACGTGGTGGAGGTTCACATAGAAAGTGGTTTAATCCAATTACTCACAAAAGCAACTGTAATTCCTGA
- a CDS encoding type II toxin-antitoxin system HicB family antitoxin: protein MFYKIPLLLTPQPEGGFTVTSPLLPELITEGDSMDEVLVNVRDAFEAVLETYQDLGKELPLNLQSVDQNSPALIETIISIR from the coding sequence ATGTTCTACAAAATTCCATTACTGCTTACACCTCAACCAGAAGGAGGGTTCACCGTAACTTCTCCACTATTGCCAGAATTAATAACCGAGGGAGATTCTATGGATGAAGTTTTAGTCAATGTTAGAGATGCTTTTGAAGCGGTTCTGGAAACATATCAAGATTTAGGTAAAGAGCTTCCGCTTAACCTACAATCTGTAGACCAAAACTCACCAGCTTTAATAGAAACAATTATCTCCATCAGATGA
- a CDS encoding XisI protein, whose translation MDTLDNYRLIIKEVLIPYTQIPYSYGVIECKTVFDDENDSYLLITLGWEGAKRIHGCLVHLDIIDSKVWVQRDDTEDGVTYELEAAGIPKDKIVLGFHPQNVRQHTGYAVI comes from the coding sequence ATGGATACCTTAGATAACTATCGCCTGATTATTAAAGAAGTGTTAATACCTTATACACAAATTCCTTATTCCTATGGAGTGATTGAATGTAAAACAGTTTTTGATGATGAAAATGATAGCTATTTACTAATAACTCTTGGTTGGGAAGGGGCGAAAAGAATTCACGGTTGCTTAGTTCATCTTGACATTATTGATAGTAAAGTCTGGGTACAAAGAGATGATACAGAAGATGGTGTTACTTATGAATTAGAAGCAGCGGGAATTCCTAAAGATAAAATTGTTTTAGGTTTTCACCCGCAAAATGTTAGGCAACATACAGGCTATGCTGTGATTTGA
- a CDS encoding XisH family protein, translated as MPAKDIYHNAVKNALIQEGWIITNDPLHLKWGQKDMYVDLGAKQLLAAEQGTRKIAVEIKSFVSPSEMADLKDAIGGFVLYRAVMNRLEPDRILYLGVRDTVFTDLFEEPIGKLLRESENLNLLVFNSDTERITQWIP; from the coding sequence ATGCCGGCAAAGGACATCTATCACAATGCTGTTAAAAATGCCTTAATTCAAGAAGGCTGGATAATTACAAATGACCCTCTACATTTAAAATGGGGTCAAAAAGATATGTATGTAGATTTAGGAGCAAAACAACTTTTAGCGGCAGAACAAGGAACTAGAAAAATTGCCGTAGAAATTAAGAGTTTTGTCAGTCCTTCGGAAATGGCTGATCTTAAAGATGCTATTGGTGGATTTGTTTTGTATCGTGCTGTTATGAATCGTCTAGAACCTGATAGAATATTATATTTAGGAGTGCGTGACACTGTATTCACAGATTTATTTGAAGAACCAATTGGTAAACTTTTAAGAGAAAGCGAAAATCTAAATTTACTTGTTTTTAATTCTGATACTGAGAGGATTACCCAATGGATACCTTAG
- the gatA gene encoding Asp-tRNA(Asn)/Glu-tRNA(Gln) amidotransferase subunit GatA: MASIRELHEQLIKKERSAVEITQEALNRIQELEPKLRSFLTVTTEQALKQAQAVDAKIAAGEEIGILAGIPIGIKDNLCTKGIVTTCASRILENFIPPYESTVTQKLADAGGVMVGKTNLDEFAMGSSTENSAYQVTANPWDLSRVPGGSSGGSAAAVAADECVVSLGSDTGGSIRQPASFCGVVGMKPTYGLVSRYGLVAYASSLDQIGPFGRSVEDAAILLSAIAGYDPQDSTSLKVAIPNYAANLKPDLKVRKKLRIGVITETFGQGLDPEVEAAVTKAIDQLQELGAEIHPISCPSFRYGLPTYYIIAPSEASANLARYDGVKYGLRSPDADNLLSMYTRTRSQGFGAEVKRRIMIGTYALSAGYYDAYYLQAQKVRTLIKQDFEKAFTTVDVLISPTAPTTAFQAGEKTKDPLSMYLNDLMTIPANLAGLPGISLPCGFDSKGLPIGLQIVGKVLGEEQIFQVAYAYEQSTNWHLQKPKIA; the protein is encoded by the coding sequence ATGGCATCCATCCGCGAGTTACATGAACAGCTAATTAAAAAAGAACGTTCTGCCGTTGAAATTACTCAAGAAGCATTAAATCGGATTCAAGAGTTAGAACCGAAATTACGCAGTTTTCTCACTGTGACGACGGAACAAGCCTTAAAACAAGCTCAGGCTGTGGATGCAAAAATCGCAGCGGGAGAAGAGATAGGCATCTTGGCGGGCATTCCCATCGGGATTAAGGACAATTTGTGTACCAAGGGGATTGTCACAACTTGCGCTTCCCGAATTTTAGAAAATTTTATCCCACCTTACGAATCAACCGTCACCCAAAAACTAGCTGACGCTGGGGGTGTAATGGTCGGTAAAACCAACTTAGATGAGTTTGCAATGGGGAGTTCGACAGAAAACTCCGCTTACCAAGTTACCGCTAATCCTTGGGATTTATCCCGTGTTCCTGGTGGTTCTTCCGGTGGTTCAGCAGCAGCCGTAGCCGCAGATGAATGTGTGGTTTCTCTGGGTTCTGATACCGGGGGTTCAATTCGTCAACCGGCTTCCTTCTGCGGTGTGGTAGGGATGAAACCGACTTATGGATTAGTTTCCCGCTATGGTTTAGTAGCTTATGCTTCGTCTCTCGATCAAATTGGACCCTTTGGACGCAGTGTGGAAGATGCGGCTATATTGTTAAGTGCGATCGCAGGTTATGATCCTCAAGACTCCACCAGTCTCAAAGTTGCAATTCCTAACTATGCAGCTAATTTAAAACCCGATCTTAAAGTTAGGAAAAAATTGAGAATTGGTGTAATTACAGAAACCTTTGGTCAAGGTTTAGATCCAGAAGTAGAAGCTGCTGTCACCAAAGCCATAGATCAATTACAAGAATTAGGTGCAGAAATTCATCCTATTTCCTGTCCCAGTTTCCGCTATGGTTTACCAACTTACTACATTATCGCCCCCTCGGAAGCATCAGCTAACTTAGCGCGTTATGATGGCGTTAAATATGGTTTGCGTTCTCCTGATGCGGATAATCTTCTATCAATGTATACCCGGACTCGTTCTCAAGGTTTTGGGGCGGAAGTTAAACGCCGGATTATGATTGGTACTTATGCCCTTTCTGCTGGTTATTATGATGCCTATTATTTGCAAGCGCAAAAAGTCCGCACTCTCATTAAACAAGACTTTGAAAAAGCTTTTACAACAGTAGATGTTTTAATTTCTCCCACTGCACCAACTACCGCATTTCAAGCCGGAGAAAAAACCAAAGATCCTTTGAGTATGTATTTAAATGATTTAATGACTATTCCGGCTAATTTAGCTGGTTTACCAGGAATTAGTTTACCTTGTGGTTTTGATAGTAAAGGTTTACCAATTGGACTACAAATAGTGGGAAAAGTGCTAGGAGAAGAACAAATTTTCCAAGTAGCGTATGCCTATGAACAATCAACTAATTGGCATTTACAAAAACCAAAAATTGCTTAG
- a CDS encoding ComEC/Rec2 family competence protein, with protein sequence MMQTSGVIICLSYILGLLFTAIPWGGIWILLLGIVGAVLFRRIYANLRKFALRKENAVTKQKAVVNNWAGVPHPRIWLIAGVVGLLATVYFQFRVPQPGIKDISQFAAGDNSNLEQLVIVRGLVDSNPRVTRSQRGQFWLAATQLDEVKNDQGPAGIPKGVTGRLYVTVPILQSTGLYPGQQIAVTGFLYKPTAASNPGAFDFQKYLRGEGTFAGLIGRQINILDDERPWGWWQVREKIGRSQASVLGIPEGPLVSAMVLGGKAVDLPYDIRDLFVKAGLAHALAASGFQTSLILGVILQLTKRANKATQITLGSLGLITFLFLSGFQPPVLRAVIMGFAALLGLALERNVKQLGSLLIAATLLLLFNPLWIWDLGFQLSFLATLGLIVTASSITQRLDWLPPAIASLISIPLAATIWTLPRLLEFSSVIPIYSVPLNILTTPFISIISIGGMISGLASLISPNLGGTLAGFLYYPTHWLIQMVEFFANLPGSLIAVGSISIWQMLIIYILIILAWLVRWWQQRWWFAGLMAFGLVVIPVWHSANNLVSITLLETRTEPVLVIQDKGNISIINSGNEGTGRFTILPFLRQQGINQINWAIASKFPGYTHDAWLEILQNLPIKNLYEYTSNVENNIETQVLQQELQKQQGIYQNLALRQPINTPTMMAQLINDQVPILKLQVLNQNWLLVGNIKSQQIQELIKSGDLSSPQVLWCPSESLQDLVLALKPQIAISSANNLDNKTLSSLSKGGTKLFFTGKDGAIQWTPNGDFQTFIQTTENKSSAL encoded by the coding sequence ATGATGCAGACGAGTGGAGTAATTATCTGTCTTAGTTATATTTTGGGTTTGCTGTTTACCGCAATTCCCTGGGGTGGTATATGGATTTTGCTATTGGGTATAGTGGGAGCGGTTTTGTTTCGCCGAATATATGCTAATTTGCGGAAATTTGCTCTCAGAAAAGAAAATGCCGTTACGAAACAGAAGGCAGTAGTTAATAACTGGGCAGGTGTTCCCCATCCTAGAATATGGTTAATAGCTGGTGTTGTGGGTTTATTGGCAACTGTTTATTTTCAATTTCGAGTCCCTCAACCGGGAATCAAGGATATTAGTCAATTTGCGGCTGGGGATAATAGTAATCTTGAACAATTGGTGATTGTCCGGGGGTTGGTGGATAGTAATCCCCGCGTAACTCGTAGTCAACGAGGACAATTTTGGTTAGCAGCGACTCAGTTAGATGAGGTGAAAAATGATCAGGGCCCTGCGGGAATCCCTAAGGGGGTGACGGGTAGGTTATATGTAACTGTGCCGATTCTGCAATCTACTGGTTTATATCCTGGTCAACAAATTGCGGTGACTGGATTTTTGTATAAACCCACAGCAGCTTCAAATCCTGGTGCTTTTGATTTTCAGAAATATCTGCGGGGGGAGGGGACTTTTGCAGGTTTAATTGGTAGACAGATTAATATTTTAGATGATGAACGTCCTTGGGGATGGTGGCAAGTTCGTGAGAAAATTGGGCGATCGCAAGCTAGTGTTTTAGGTATTCCTGAAGGTCCCCTTGTCAGTGCTATGGTTTTAGGTGGTAAGGCTGTTGATTTACCTTATGATATCCGCGATTTATTTGTGAAGGCGGGTTTAGCTCACGCTTTAGCTGCGTCTGGGTTTCAAACTTCTTTAATTTTAGGTGTGATTTTACAGCTCACAAAACGGGCAAATAAAGCGACGCAGATTACTCTTGGTAGTTTGGGTTTAATTACTTTTTTGTTTTTATCAGGTTTTCAACCTCCGGTATTAAGAGCCGTAATTATGGGTTTTGCGGCTTTGCTAGGTTTGGCTTTGGAAAGAAATGTTAAGCAATTGGGGTCTTTATTAATAGCAGCAACGTTATTATTGTTGTTTAATCCTCTGTGGATTTGGGATTTAGGTTTTCAACTGAGTTTTTTAGCGACGTTGGGGTTAATTGTCACGGCATCATCAATCACACAACGTTTAGATTGGCTACCACCTGCGATCGCTTCTTTAATTTCCATCCCTTTAGCAGCAACGATTTGGACTTTACCGCGATTGCTGGAGTTTTCTAGTGTGATTCCCATTTATAGTGTGCCGTTAAATATTCTGACGACACCATTTATTTCTATCATTAGTATCGGGGGAATGATTAGCGGGTTAGCAAGTTTAATCTCACCAAATTTAGGGGGAACTTTAGCTGGTTTTTTATATTATCCCACCCATTGGTTAATTCAAATGGTGGAATTTTTTGCTAATTTGCCAGGAAGTTTAATAGCAGTTGGGAGTATATCAATTTGGCAAATGTTGATTATCTATATTTTAATTATTTTAGCTTGGTTAGTTCGGTGGTGGCAACAGCGTTGGTGGTTTGCGGGTTTAATGGCTTTTGGGTTGGTAGTTATTCCCGTTTGGCATTCTGCTAATAATTTGGTGAGCATTACTTTGTTAGAAACTAGAACAGAACCTGTTTTAGTGATTCAAGATAAAGGAAATATTTCCATAATTAATAGTGGGAATGAAGGGACGGGTAGATTCACGATTTTACCATTTTTAAGACAGCAAGGGATAAATCAAATTAATTGGGCGATCGCTAGTAAGTTTCCCGGTTATACCCATGATGCTTGGTTGGAAATTCTGCAAAATTTACCAATTAAAAATTTGTATGAATATACCTCTAATGTAGAAAACAATATTGAAACTCAGGTACTGCAACAGGAATTGCAAAAACAGCAAGGAATCTATCAAAATTTGGCACTTAGACAACCAATAAATACTCCAACAATGATGGCACAATTAATTAATGATCAAGTACCGATTTTAAAATTGCAAGTTTTGAATCAAAATTGGTTATTAGTCGGTAATATTAAGTCTCAACAAATTCAAGAATTGATTAAAAGTGGGGATTTGTCTTCTCCCCAGGTGTTGTGGTGTCCATCAGAATCTTTACAAGATTTAGTTTTAGCACTCAAACCACAAATAGCAATTTCTTCTGCAAATAATTTAGATAATAAAACCTTATCTTCGTTGAGTAAAGGAGGAACAAAACTTTTCTTTACTGGGAAAGATGGTGCAATTCAATGGACACCTAATGGGGATTTTCAAACTTTCATTCAGACAACAGAAAATAAATCTTCTGCGTTATAA
- a CDS encoding TspO/MBR family protein, with amino-acid sequence MIKSWMIIGSIAFFVGFAGNWITPNQSQWFRQLQRPKWLTFESVIPLIWTIIFICGAWSAYIIWEHNPNTEITRLMMGLYLLLEIFTIAYSPVMLRFRSLIVGTILGGTGLLICMLITLAVLPVSFWAALLLLPYLIWSPIGTYTTWQMSRLNPQDA; translated from the coding sequence ATGATTAAATCTTGGATGATAATTGGTAGTATAGCATTCTTTGTAGGCTTTGCTGGTAACTGGATTACACCAAATCAGAGTCAATGGTTTAGACAATTACAAAGACCTAAATGGTTAACTTTTGAATCAGTAATTCCCCTGATTTGGACAATAATATTTATCTGTGGTGCTTGGTCAGCTTACATCATTTGGGAACACAATCCAAATACTGAAATAACTCGCTTAATGATGGGTTTGTACCTACTCTTAGAGATATTTACTATAGCTTACAGCCCTGTCATGTTACGTTTTCGTAGTCTCATCGTTGGTACAATCCTCGGTGGTACAGGACTACTTATTTGTATGTTAATCACCCTGGCAGTCTTACCAGTATCTTTCTGGGCAGCATTACTATTATTGCCCTATTTAATTTGGAGTCCCATAGGTACATACACCACATGGCAAATGAGCCGTCTTAATCCTCAGGATGCTTAA
- a CDS encoding ABC transporter permease: MLMNFIDRVGELNPQLFRELKGRFKPFNIIIAMGSSLLLQLIVFLFQLKEFPDENYYLRATYCTLGKVYANQEQELYKQQSLLSQKITNYQQIQLSDSTIIPNLEAQLQQVKTDLSNLQNYLSKNICPLDKIDWQLWWRDHWEYTFLTLSVIFIFTLLVGGTYLLISDLAKEEQRGTLNFIRLSPQSETSILTGKILGVPSLIYLFVLTAIPLHLWAGHSAKIALSYIFSYYAVIAASCVFFYSAALIFGLVSRWFSNFQPWLGSGAVLIFLFMTMTMVSSYGHFNNPLTWIRFFSPWDITNYLFPNLFRSYRDSSIQQLQFFYLPIGENFITLVSFHLFNYGICSYGIWQAMKRCFRNADSTILSKGQSYLFLAFSQVMFWGLTVGAVNEKSDLGIIFLIALLNFALVLTLTIVLSPHRQIIQDWARYRHQNHRDKSVFQDLVFGEKSPAIIAIVINLLIATTPIIIWILFSPTNFYNGSVDKHKVILAMVLALSLMLMYATIAQLMLLMKNPKRYVWTVGIIGVAMFLPSIILSVLGVSPSQHPILWLFSTCPWAAIEYTQTTTIFMALLAELTVVALLNFQLNRQVKVLGESATKALLTAR, from the coding sequence ATGCTCATGAATTTTATAGATAGAGTGGGAGAATTAAATCCCCAACTATTTCGAGAGTTAAAAGGCAGATTCAAGCCTTTTAATATCATTATAGCTATGGGTTCTTCTTTACTATTACAACTCATAGTTTTTCTGTTTCAATTAAAAGAATTTCCCGATGAAAACTACTATCTCAGAGCAACTTACTGTACTTTAGGAAAAGTATACGCAAACCAAGAACAAGAACTCTATAAACAACAAAGCTTACTTAGCCAGAAAATAACTAATTATCAACAAATTCAACTATCAGATAGTACCATAATCCCTAATTTGGAAGCCCAACTTCAGCAAGTTAAAACAGATTTATCTAACTTACAAAATTATTTATCTAAAAATATTTGTCCTTTAGATAAAATAGACTGGCAATTATGGTGGAGAGATCATTGGGAATATACATTTTTAACATTAAGTGTAATTTTCATTTTTACACTTTTAGTTGGGGGAACTTATTTATTAATCAGTGATTTAGCCAAAGAAGAACAACGAGGAACATTGAACTTTATTCGGCTTAGTCCTCAGTCGGAAACAAGCATCTTAACTGGAAAAATTCTTGGAGTCCCCAGTCTAATTTATCTCTTTGTTCTCACAGCAATTCCTTTACATTTATGGGCTGGACATTCTGCTAAAATCGCTTTAAGTTACATTTTTAGTTATTATGCTGTGATTGCAGCTAGTTGTGTTTTCTTCTACAGTGCAGCCCTAATCTTTGGTTTAGTTAGTCGTTGGTTTAGCAACTTTCAACCTTGGTTGGGAAGTGGTGCTGTACTCATATTTTTGTTTATGACAATGACGATGGTATCGTCTTATGGACACTTCAATAATCCTCTAACTTGGATAAGATTCTTCAGCCCTTGGGATATTACCAATTATCTATTCCCTAATCTGTTCCGTTCATATAGAGATTCATCAATACAGCAACTACAATTCTTCTATTTACCAATAGGTGAAAATTTCATTACCTTAGTTAGCTTTCATTTATTTAATTACGGCATTTGTTCCTACGGCATTTGGCAAGCAATGAAACGCTGCTTTCGGAATGCAGATAGTACAATATTGAGTAAAGGACAAAGTTATTTATTTCTAGCTTTTAGTCAGGTGATGTTTTGGGGATTAACTGTAGGTGCAGTTAATGAAAAAAGTGATTTAGGGATAATATTCCTGATCGCTTTACTTAATTTTGCCTTAGTTTTGACCTTAACAATTGTCCTTTCACCTCATCGTCAAATTATCCAAGATTGGGCAAGATATAGACACCAAAATCATCGAGATAAATCTGTATTCCAAGATTTAGTATTTGGTGAAAAAAGCCCAGCAATTATTGCTATCGTCATTAATCTATTAATTGCTACTACCCCGATAATAATCTGGATTTTGTTCTCACCTACTAATTTTTATAATGGTAGTGTTGATAAGCATAAAGTCATATTAGCGATGGTTTTAGCTTTGAGTTTGATGCTGATGTATGCTACAATTGCCCAACTGATGCTACTCATGAAAAACCCCAAGCGTTATGTGTGGACAGTGGGAATTATTGGTGTAGCTATGTTTTTACCATCAATTATTCTCTCAGTCTTGGGTGTTAGTCCCTCACAACATCCCATTTTGTGGTTATTCTCTACCTGTCCTTGGGCAGCTATAGAGTACACTCAGACGACAACAATTTTTATGGCACTTTTAGCCGAGTTGACTGTTGTAGCCTTGTTAAACTTCCAATTAAATCGTCAAGTCAAAGTTTTGGGAGAATCCGCAACTAAAGCATTATTAACAGCAAGATAA
- a CDS encoding ABC transporter ATP-binding protein produces MVKEIAIRTTGLTKQFERHVAVNDVDLEIQTGEVYGLIGPNGAGKTTLIRMLATAEEPTTGEIYINGDRLQRDQSNLKLKRRLGYLPDDYPLYEDLTVWDYLDYFARLYRLQGKHRTQRLHEVLELIQLGNKRHSMISTLSRGMKQRLSLARTIIHEPILLLLDEPVSGLDPIARMQFREIIKALQEAGMTILISSHVLSDLAELCTSVGIMELGFLVESSSLKHLYQRLSRQQILISTLGNIDILVGELKNNPLVEEWEVIPSTNNVRVNFSGKPEDSADLLRSLVSAGIPLTEFHCTQEDLETIFLKLGHKQAS; encoded by the coding sequence ATGGTAAAAGAAATAGCGATTCGCACCACTGGACTAACTAAGCAATTTGAAAGACACGTTGCTGTTAATGATGTTGACTTAGAAATCCAAACCGGTGAAGTTTACGGATTAATTGGTCCGAATGGTGCAGGTAAAACCACCCTAATTCGGATGTTAGCAACTGCGGAAGAACCGACTACAGGTGAGATTTATATTAACGGAGATCGCCTCCAGCGAGATCAAAGCAACCTCAAACTTAAACGTCGTCTTGGTTATTTACCCGATGACTACCCACTATATGAAGATTTGACAGTTTGGGATTATCTCGATTATTTTGCGCGGTTGTATCGCTTGCAAGGAAAGCACCGGACTCAACGCTTACACGAAGTTTTAGAACTCATTCAACTGGGTAATAAACGCCATAGCATGATTTCTACCCTCTCACGGGGGATGAAACAGCGTTTAAGTTTAGCCCGCACCATTATTCATGAACCAATTTTACTACTTTTAGATGAACCTGTTTCTGGACTTGATCCCATTGCGCGGATGCAGTTTCGGGAAATTATTAAAGCTTTGCAAGAAGCGGGAATGACAATTTTAATTTCTTCTCATGTTCTCAGCGATTTAGCGGAGTTGTGTACCTCCGTGGGAATTATGGAACTAGGTTTTTTAGTAGAAAGTTCTTCACTCAAACATCTTTATCAACGTCTTTCCCGACAGCAGATTTTAATCTCGACTTTGGGCAATATAGATATATTAGTGGGTGAACTCAAAAATAATCCTTTAGTGGAAGAATGGGAGGTAATACCGAGTACAAATAATGTGCGAGTGAATTTTTCCGGTAAACCAGAAGATTCTGCTGATTTATTGCGATCGCTTGTGAGTGCAGGAATTCCTTTAACAGAGTTTCATTGTACCCAAGAAGACTTAGAAACTATTTTCCTCAAATTAGGTCATAAACAAGCATCGTAA
- a CDS encoding photosystem I assembly protein Ycf3 yields the protein MPRTQKNDNFVDKSFTVMADIILKILPTNKKAKEAFVYYRDGMSAQAEGEYAEALDYYAEALEMEEDSNDRSYILYNMGLIYASNGDHNKALEYYHQSIELNPQLPQALNNIAVIYHFQGERAKEAGDNDGGEALLDQASDYWIRAIRMAPNNYIEAQNWIKTTGRSQVDIFF from the coding sequence ATGCCAAGAACACAGAAAAACGATAACTTTGTTGACAAATCTTTTACCGTGATGGCAGATATCATCCTCAAGATATTGCCAACTAACAAAAAAGCTAAGGAAGCATTTGTTTATTACCGAGATGGGATGTCCGCACAGGCAGAAGGTGAATATGCTGAAGCACTAGACTACTATGCAGAAGCCTTAGAAATGGAAGAAGACTCCAATGATCGGAGTTATATTCTCTATAATATGGGCTTAATTTATGCCAGTAACGGCGATCATAATAAGGCTTTAGAGTATTATCATCAGTCTATTGAGTTAAATCCACAATTACCCCAGGCATTGAATAACATTGCCGTGATTTATCATTTTCAAGGTGAAAGGGCTAAGGAAGCCGGAGATAATGACGGTGGTGAAGCATTGCTTGATCAAGCTTCGGATTATTGGATTAGAGCAATTCGCATGGCTCCCAATAATTATATTGAAGCTCAAAACTGGATAAAAACCACTGGGCGATCGCAAGTTGACATATTCTTTTAA
- the gatC gene encoding Asp-tRNA(Asn)/Glu-tRNA(Gln) amidotransferase subunit GatC: MIDSEQVRKVANLARLELTADEEAQFTTQLGSILDYIEQLNQLDVTNVAPTTRAIDVSNVTREDILQPYPDREAILNSAPQQEGDFFRVPKILNAD; the protein is encoded by the coding sequence ATGATTGATAGTGAACAAGTTCGTAAAGTTGCTAATCTTGCTCGTTTAGAATTGACAGCAGATGAAGAAGCACAATTTACTACTCAACTGGGTAGTATTCTGGATTATATAGAACAACTAAATCAACTGGATGTCACCAATGTAGCACCGACAACCAGAGCTATTGATGTTAGTAATGTCACCAGAGAAGATATTCTTCAACCATATCCTGACAGAGAAGCGATTCTCAACAGTGCGCCTCAGCAGGAAGGTGATTTTTTCCGAGTTCCCAAAATTCTTAATGCTGATTAG